One region of Bacillus pumilus genomic DNA includes:
- a CDS encoding Rap family tetratricopeptide repeat protein — MGASITYDEVAIKLNEWYSTIKKDQITDAEFLKADVQRLFDSMEENQTVLLYFSLLDFRHDLMLSYLKPKLSSRELDEYMVQINEQKHKIDQSLHEDKDQIEKMLDFYFWFFKGMHEFRKKQFDEAISSYKSAEKVLLDIEDPTEKAEFYYKLSEVYYHIDQYQISVMYAHKALSLFTEQPLMQEKIAWCYSVIAGNYLSKLQYADALTYFEKSHSFAQQTKNEYLISSTIFNLGKCYFHLEKYTDALSHFDTSCELFEKNETSHVPKAYFNKLYTLLKLGQVVPAAETYEKGVSAAQQLNDKIYEEEMKFLYCLYFQSKTPNAITELKRCLDNIQSKNLYEDVYQLAFEAARYYNKSRQLEIAVVFYERALEAKSLIQGGELLNVEE; from the coding sequence ATGGGTGCTTCTATCACTTATGACGAAGTGGCGATCAAACTGAATGAATGGTATTCAACCATCAAAAAAGATCAAATAACTGATGCAGAATTTTTAAAAGCAGATGTTCAACGACTCTTTGACAGTATGGAAGAAAATCAAACCGTATTATTATATTTTAGTCTGCTGGATTTTCGACATGACTTAATGCTAAGTTACCTCAAACCTAAGTTATCTAGCCGAGAATTAGATGAATATATGGTTCAGATCAATGAGCAGAAACATAAGATTGATCAATCACTTCATGAAGACAAAGATCAAATTGAAAAGATGTTAGATTTTTATTTTTGGTTTTTTAAAGGAATGCACGAATTTAGGAAAAAGCAATTTGACGAGGCGATCAGTTCTTATAAATCTGCTGAAAAAGTTCTCCTGGATATTGAAGACCCTACTGAAAAGGCTGAATTTTACTACAAATTATCAGAAGTGTACTACCACATAGATCAGTATCAAATTTCTGTCATGTATGCACATAAAGCATTGAGTCTATTTACAGAGCAACCATTAATGCAAGAAAAAATAGCCTGGTGTTATTCAGTCATCGCTGGAAATTATCTGTCTAAACTACAATACGCTGATGCACTTACTTACTTTGAAAAATCCCATTCTTTTGCACAGCAGACGAAAAACGAATACCTTATATCCTCTACGATCTTTAACTTAGGCAAGTGTTATTTCCACTTAGAAAAATATACAGATGCCCTGTCCCACTTTGATACTTCTTGTGAACTTTTTGAAAAGAATGAAACATCACATGTTCCAAAAGCCTATTTTAACAAGCTATACACCCTCTTGAAATTAGGACAGGTTGTTCCAGCAGCCGAAACATATGAGAAAGGAGTCTCGGCAGCCCAACAACTGAATGACAAAATTTATGAAGAAGAAATGAAATTTTTATATTGCCTTTATTTTCAATCTAAGACACCAAATGCGATCACAGAGTTAAAACGTTGTCTTGACAATATACAAAGCAAAAATCTTTACGAAGATGTGTACCAACTAGCTTTTGAAGCTGCGCGATACTATAATAAAAGTAGGCAGTTGGAAATTGCTGTCGTTTTTTATGAAAGAGCACTTGAAGCAAAGTCGTTAATTCAAGGAGGGGAATTGTTAAATGTTGAAGAGTAG
- the proS gene encoding proline--tRNA ligase, whose translation MSKKQFVEKITSMEDDFAQWYTDVVTKARLVDYSSVRGSMIIQPYGFKIWENIRDELDRQIKETGHENVYMPLFIPESLLQQEKDHIEGFAPEVAWVTHGGESELQERLCVRPTSEVLFAEHYKNIIHSYRDLPKLYNQWANVVRWEKTTRPFLRTLEFLWQEGHTCHETEQEAIEETERMLHIYASLCEELLAIPVIKGRKTEKEKFAGARFTYTVESLMHDGKALQTATSHFFGNGFAKAFGIEFLNREGKLEHVQQTSWGFTTRIIGAMIMVHGDDRGLVLPPNIAPTQVRIVPIASHKEGVLDHAYELKERLTRIARADIDASDKQPGWKFNECEMQGIPLRVEVGPKDIEKGQVMLARRDTGEKQAVTLDALEQTITSTLEDIQRTMYEKAKERLHEKTSHAHTIADIEQILAEENRLIKAMWCGEEACENDIKERTGATSRCIPFEQESVSDTCVCCGKPASDMVFWAKAY comes from the coding sequence ATGTCAAAGAAACAATTTGTTGAAAAAATCACAAGCATGGAAGACGATTTTGCCCAGTGGTATACAGATGTTGTCACAAAGGCACGCCTCGTCGATTATTCAAGCGTCAGAGGCAGTATGATCATTCAGCCATACGGCTTTAAAATCTGGGAGAATATTCGCGACGAACTTGACCGCCAAATCAAAGAAACAGGGCATGAGAATGTGTATATGCCGCTCTTTATCCCAGAAAGTCTGCTGCAGCAGGAAAAAGACCATATCGAAGGCTTCGCTCCTGAAGTGGCGTGGGTCACACATGGCGGTGAATCCGAATTACAGGAAAGGCTCTGCGTCAGACCAACCTCTGAAGTACTGTTCGCTGAGCATTACAAAAATATCATTCATTCCTACCGTGATTTACCGAAGCTTTATAACCAATGGGCGAATGTCGTCCGCTGGGAAAAGACCACACGTCCATTTCTTAGAACGCTTGAATTCCTATGGCAGGAAGGACACACATGTCATGAGACTGAGCAAGAAGCGATTGAGGAGACAGAAAGAATGCTTCACATCTACGCTTCTCTTTGCGAAGAGCTCCTTGCCATTCCTGTCATTAAAGGGAGAAAAACAGAGAAGGAAAAATTCGCTGGTGCCCGCTTCACCTATACAGTTGAAAGCCTGATGCATGATGGAAAAGCGCTGCAAACAGCCACTTCTCACTTCTTCGGCAACGGCTTTGCCAAAGCATTTGGCATTGAATTCTTAAACCGCGAAGGAAAGCTAGAGCATGTCCAGCAAACCTCTTGGGGCTTCACCACAAGAATCATCGGTGCCATGATCATGGTGCACGGCGATGACAGAGGACTCGTCCTTCCGCCAAACATTGCGCCAACCCAAGTGCGGATCGTGCCAATCGCCTCTCATAAAGAAGGTGTACTCGATCATGCCTACGAGTTGAAAGAACGACTCACCCGCATCGCACGTGCTGACATTGATGCAAGCGATAAACAGCCAGGCTGGAAATTCAACGAATGTGAAATGCAGGGCATTCCTCTACGTGTCGAAGTGGGACCAAAGGACATCGAAAAAGGACAGGTGATGCTCGCAAGACGAGACACTGGTGAAAAGCAAGCTGTCACATTAGATGCACTTGAACAAACCATCACATCCACGCTTGAAGATATTCAACGGACGATGTACGAAAAGGCGAAAGAACGATTACATGAAAAAACATCCCACGCCCACACAATCGCAGACATCGAGCAAATCCTTGCGGAAGAAAACAGATTGATCAAAGCAATGTGGTGCGGTGAAGAAGCCTGTGAGAACGACATTAAAGAAAGAACAGGGGCGACCTCACGCTGTATCCCATTTGAACAGGAATCTGTCTCTGATACATGTGTCTGCTGCGGAAAGCCAGCATCTGATATGGTTTTCTGGGCAAAAGCTTATTGA